DNA from Mucilaginibacter mallensis:
CTAAAACATGCCTGGCGAATATGCAAGGCGAAAAAGATTTCTCTATCGTTCGAAATGTCATTTTTTTTTAACTATTAAGCGTAGAGGCCTTTGCCCGCATGTTTCGAGTACCTCAACATGACCCCAGTTTTTCCAGACCTACGAAGTTTTAAAAACTTCGTAGGTCTCTTTACCCCTTGTCATTTTTTGTTTTAGATATCCCCCAATTCACCTCAAACAAAAAATGGGATGTATAATACATCCCACTAAAATCATTATAAGGTAACCCTCGAGGTATTTTTATATGATATTACTCGGCTGAAACTATCTTCAGGCAAACCGGGTTACCAATTTTAAGTGTTGAAACCACGCTGCCTATCCAACCCGATTTTTGATCGATCCTGTATACATAAATAGTATCGCTGTTTTGGTTAGATACTATTAAAAACTTGCCTTGCGGATCAATTGAAAAATCGCGCGGACCTTTACCAAGTGATGGTACACGGGCAACAAATGACAATTGACCGTTTTCAGCGTTTATAGCATACTGCACAATCTCATTAGCATTACCACGGTTTGATGCATATAAAAACCTGCCATCCGGAGATATCTTTATAGCAGCTGAACCAATATTGCCACCAAATTCAGGCCGCTTCATATCTACGGATTGTATTTGGGTAAGCTTTCCATTATCATAGGTATAGGCATTTACAAAGCCGCCTATTTCCTGCAACAGGTATACATATTTGCCATCAGCCGAAAAAACCATATGCCTCGGGCCATTACCCGGTGCTACGCTTACAAATGCAGGCTCAGCAGGGCTCAATGGTTGGGGTTTTGATGCCTTATAGCGCTGAACATTTATCTTATCTGTTCCCAGGTCGGTATACAATAAATACTTTTCATTGGGCGATAGCGCTGCCATATGCACATGCGGGCCTTCCTGCCTGTCTTTAACCGGGCCGGTTCCTGCATCCTGTATCACCTGCGATGCCGGACGAATAGAGCCATCTTTATTTACTGGCAATACGGCTAAACTACCGCTGCTGTAATTGGCAATAAATATATTTTTCTGATCCTTATCAACCGCAACAAAACATGGGTCGGCACCTTGCGATAGCTGGCTGTTGATAAATTTCATCTTGCCTGTATTTGCATTAAAAGTTAGCGCAGTTACGCCACCTTTTTTGTTTTCATTTACCGCGTAAACAAACTTATTGTTATCGCTAACGCACAGGTATGATGGGTTGGTGAACGCAGTATCATCAACATTGGTAAACTCATTTAAGTAGGATAGCTTTCCCGTTTCTTCATATAAACGGTAAACATAAATCCCCTTGCTGGTTCCATTGGTATAAGTACCTATCAACACATCATAAGTTGAGGGAACCGGTTTTTTACTTTGTGCATAGCTTAGCACCGGAAACAAAAACGAAACAATAAGCAGTAGTTTTTTCATGGTAAACATTGTTATAGCGTGCAAGTTAGTAATTAGGTGTTAAATGCAAAAAGTCCAAAGCGAAAGATATGTTTTGTAACAACATCTTTTACTTTGAACTTTCCACTTATAGCTTTTAGTGCTTATTGAATCAAATGTTTTAGCTGGATAATTTCCTTCTCATCCAAATAACGCCAGCGGCCACGGGTAAGGTCTTTTTTGGTAAGGCCTGCGTAGATCACCCTATCCAGTTTTACAACCTCATAACCCAAATGCTCAAATATACGGCGAACTATGCGGTTTTTACCGCTGTGTATCTGTATACCTATTTCTCTTTTAGTACCACCTGTTACATATGAAATAGAATCCGGCTTAATTAAACCATCCTCCAGCTCCAATCCATATTGGATCTTGTTCATATCGCCTTGTGCCAAAGCTTTGCTTAATTCAACCTGGTACAGCTTGGTAACGTTACTGCGTGGGTGCGAAAGTTTATCAGCCAGATCACCATCATTGGTCATCAGCAATAAACCTGTGGTATTTCTGTCTAAACGGCCTATCGGGTAAATGCGTTCCCTGCTTGCTTTTTCAACCAGGTGCATAACGGTACGGCGTTCCTGAGGGTCTTCAGTAGTAGTTATATAATCCTTTGGTTTATTCAGTAACACATAAACCATTTTTTCGCGCTTAAGCAATTCGCCGTTGTAACGGATTTCGTCTTTTATCGGGTCGATTTTATGGCCCAGTTCAGAAACAACTTCGCCGTTTACCGAAACCACACCTGCTTCGATCAGCTCATCAGCCTTACGGCGTGAGCAGATACCTGCGTTAGCTATATAACGGTTAAGTCTTATTAATCCCGAATCTTTGTTTTCTTTCTCCTTGCGGCCACGTAAAGTTTTTACCGGCGCATCTTTATCACGGGTTATTTTATCATAAACAGGTTTATCTGTTTTGCGGTAAGGTTTATCGCCTGCATCAGCACGTTTTTTAAATCCGCCTTCTGCTGGCTTGCCTGCAAATTTCCTGTCGCCCGATCTTTCTCTCGGACCAGAACTTGTTGGCCTTGATTTTCTTTCGCCGCCTTCATCACCACCAAAGCTTCTTTTTGGCCTGTCATCGCTGGAACCAGCTCTGCCTGAATATGATTTATTGCGTGATGCAAATGATGGCTTATCATCTGCCGAACTTACCCTGCCTGAGTAAGGTTTGCTGCGCGCTTGCCTTTTCTCGCCTGAATCGCTGCCGAAACTTTTTTTAGCACGATCGTCGCTATCTGCAGGTCTGCCTGTGTATGGTTTGTTGCGGGGTACAAAAGTTTTCTTTTCGCCACCGGTAAAGCTGCTTCTGTTTTCACCATCGCCCTTGCCTGCGTATGGTTTGCTGCTACCCGATGAAGAATATGATCTCTTCTCGCCTTGTTTTTCGTTGCTAAAGCTTTTTGGGGCTCTTTTACTATCCGCCCGATCGGGGCTTCCGGTTGATCTTCCACGGGATGCGGAAAATGATTTTTTCGAACCTTCAGTACCGCCTGATCTGCGGCCTGATGATTGATTTGATTTGTCGTCGCGACTATTTCCTGGTCTCTTAAATACCATATGTTTTTGATTAACACTTCTCAGCGTGAGGGGTCAAAGTTACACATTTTTAAACAATTTTTAAACTTTTTTGTTCGTGTAAAAATCGCTGTTTAAAGCAGTTTAAACCAAGATTTTAAGGGTGCTTTTGAGGGGCTCAAAACACTAAGGTATTGGCAAGTATTTGATAATGTGATTCATATACCATACCTTTGCCGCAGGTTCTACCTATAATTGTACATATGAATAAAAACGAAATGATTAAAAAACACTTAATTACGTGCTCCGTAATATTCGTGCTGGTTGTCATTTCCAGATTTACATTTAGCAATGCGGCGGTATCAAAACCGGCCCCGGCTACTGTAACTAATCACGTAAATTCCCGGTATATTTTCACAAAAAATACTGCCGAAAATGATTTAAATTTTGCCGACGAGGCAATACCTGTTAACGATAAAAGGGTTGACAGGAAAATGAAGACAACATTACAAAAACATGGTTTCAGCTGTATACAATCAAACGTATTGCAGCGCAAAGCGGAAAAATTATTCCCCATCATTGTGCCTATTTTAAAGGCCTATGGTATCCCCGAAGATTTCAAGTACATTCCTTTGGTTGAATCGGGCCTGTGTAATGGCATTTCGCCTAAAGGTGCGGCAGGTTTATGGCAATTTATGCCCGGCACAGCACGCACCTATGGTTTAAAGGTAGGCCATGGCGTTGATGAGCGGTTAAACATTAAAAGATCAACCGTTGCTGCTTGTAAGTACATTAAAGAGCTGTATGGCGAGTTCAACAGCTGGACTTTAGCTGCAGCGGCTTACAACAACGGCGAGATCAAACTGCAAAAACAGATCCGCAAGCAAAACGAGGACAATTATTTCCGTATGCATTTAAACCGCGAAACCGGTGTATATGTATACAATCTTATTGCCATGAAAGAGATCATCAACAGGCCTGCCAAGTACGGTTATAAAGAACCTTACACCGGCATGCCTGCACCGCATCTGCTGGCATATAATTAATTTGTAAAAAATTACGGAGCACTTATCAGGCCGGTCCGCCAAATGGCAGATCGGCCTTTTTTTGCGTATATTTGTGGGGAACTAATGAGTGAGTTGGCAAATGAGTGGATGAGTGAATTGTTTTATGATTGAGTGAGTTAGATTTTAATATTCACTCAATCACTAATACATTCAATCACTAATTACATCTCCTCATCAACTATAAAATATGATTAACAAACCTCTCGATCTGGGCGAGCAAAGTGAAGTTGAAGTTTACGGGGCCCGGGTACATAATTTAAAAAATATCGATGTTTCATTTCCGCGCAACAAGCTGGTAGTAATTACCGGGCTGAGTGGCAGTGGAAAATCATCGCTGGCCTTCGATACTATTTATGCCGAAGGGCAGCGCCGTTATATGGAGACATTCTCCGCTTATTCACGCCAGTTTATGGGCGGTATGGAGCGGCCTGATGTGGATAAGGTTTCGGGCCTGAGCCCGGTTATCGCCATAGAGCAAAAAACTACCAGTAAAAACCCGCGCTCAACCGTTGGTACCATTACCGAGATCTACGATTTTATGCGCTTGCTTTTTGCCCGTGTAGGCGAAGCATACTCCTATGAAACAGGCGAAAAAATGGAGCGCATGTCTGAAGATCAGATCCTGAAAACCATTTTTGAAAGATTTGACGGACAACCGGTTAACATATTAGCCCCGGTTGTAAAAGCCCGCAAAGGCCACTACCGCGAATTATTTGAATCGATCCGCAAGCAGGGCTACCTAAAGGTTTGGATTGATGGCGCAATGGCCGATGTTGAGCCCAAAATGCAGGTTGATCGTTATAAGATCCATGACATTGATGTGGTGGTTGACCGTTTGATTGTTAGTCAGGCTGATAGCAAGCGTTTATATACCTCTATACAAGCTGCGTTAAAGATCGCCAAAGGCATTATCCGGATCGGCGATAAGGATAATAATGTATCCTATTTCAGTAAATATCTGATGGACCCGGTTTCGGGTATTTCATATGATGAACCACAACCAAACACATTCTCGTTCAATTCACCGTATGGTGCTTGTGAAAAATGTAATGGCCTGGGTTATATTTTTGAGGTTGATGAAGCTTCGGTTATCCCCAACCCAAAACTGAGCATATTAAACGGTGGCCTCGCTCCTTTGGGCGAATACCGCGAAACTTGGATCTTCCAGGTATTAAAGGCGCTTGCTAAAAAATACGAGTTCAGCTTATCCACACCTATCGAAAAATTAGAGAAAGAGAAACTGGACATCATCCTCAATGGCTCCAACGAAATGGTAACCGTTGCGGTTGAATACAATAAGTGGAACGTACAAAGCTACCAGATCACATTTGATGGTATCATCCGCATGCTGGAAGAGCAGCAGGAACGCCGAGGCGATGAAGGCATGGACGATATGGAAAACTATCGTGTATTAAGGACCTGCCCGGTATGTGATGGCGCAAGACTTAAAAAAGAATCGTTGCACTTTAAGGTCGACCATAAAAACATCTTTGAGTTGGCCACCATGGATATTAACGACTTGCAGGACTGGTTCAATAACCTGGAAGACCGTTTAAATGAGCGTCAAAATATTATCGCCAAAGAAATACTAAAAGAGATCCGCGCCCGTATTGTGTTTTTGCTGGATGTTGGTCTGAGCTATTTAACGCTTGATCGTACAGCTAAAACACTTTCGGGTGGTGAGGCACAACGTATAAGACTGGCAACACAGATCGGTTCACAATTAATGAATGTGATGTACATCCTGGATGAACCAAGCATTGGTTTGCACCAGCGAGACAATGAAAGGCTCATCAACGCACTAAAAAACCTCCGCGATCTGGGTAATACAGTTTTGGTAGTTGAACACGATAAGGATATGATACTGGAAGCCGACCATGTGATTGACATGGGCCCGGCTGCAGGCGTTCATGGCGGCGAAATTGTGGCACAAGGCACACCTGCTGAATTAATGAAGGCGCACACACTCACCACATCCTATATTAACGGCGAGCGCGAAATTGCCATCCCAAAGACAAGGCGCGAAGGCAACGGCAAAACATTAAGCCTGAAAAAAGCAACCGGCCATAACTTAAAAAAGGTAAGTGCTGATTTCCCTTTGGGTAAAATGATCGGTATTACGGGCGTGTCGGGAAGCGGTAAATCAAGTTTGATAACGGAAACCCTGTATCCTATCCTGAACCATCACTTCTTCAGGGCTAAAAAGCACCCGCTGCCATTTGAAAAGGTTGAAGGGTTGGAAAATATTGATAAGGTGATTGAGATCGACCAATCACCAATTGGCCGTACACCACGCTCAAACCCGGCAACTTATACCGGTGTTTTCTCTGATATCCGTAACCTGTACGTACAATTGCCGGAGTCGAGGATCAGAGGTTACAAACCGGGTCGTTTCTCATTCAACGTAAAAGGCGGCCGTTGTGAAACCTGCCAGGGCGCAGGCATGAAGGTGATTGAAATGAACTTTTTACCCGATGTACAGGTACCTTGCGAAGAATGCGGCGGCAGGCGCTATAACCGTGAAACGTTGGAAGTACGCTATCGTGGTAAATCCATCAGCGATGTGCTGGATATGAGCATTGAGGATGCTACACCATTCTTTGAGCACATCCCAGCTATCTACCGCAAGGTTAAGACCTTGCTTGATGTTGGATTGGGCTATATCAGGCTTGGCCAGGCATCAACCACCTTATCTGGCGGCGAAGCACAACGTGTTAAACTGGCGACAGAGCTATCAAAAAAAGATACCGGCAATACCTTTTACATACTGGATGAGCCAACCACCGGTTTGCATTTCGAGGATATTAACGTATTGCTTGGCGTTTTAAACCAACTGGTTGATAAGGGTAACACTGTATTAGTAATTGAACATAACCTAGATGTTATTAAGGTAGTTGATCACGTAATTGATCTTGGACCAGAAGGCGGCTCAGGCGGCGGCAGAATATTATTCAGCGGCACGCCTGAAGGTTTGTGTAAGGTAAAGGAGAGCTTTACCGGGCAGTTTTTGAAAAAAGAGATGGGGATAAAATAATACCTTCCATTAAAAAGACCGATATTCTTTATCCTCATTTTCTTATATTTGAATATGGAAACCAAAGAATTAACTTCTGATTCTCTTAACGAACAACAGTTAATGATGTTGCGCCTGTTAAAAAAACCAATGCCCGAAGGTGATTTTATACAGATAAGGCGGCTTGCGGTTAAATTATTGTCGAAGCAAGCGGACGAAGCTATTGAAGATTGGGAAGCTAAAAACAATATTACCAGCGATAGTTACGAGCAGCTAAGCAAAAAGCATTTCCGTAGTACTCCTAAGCATTAATGAAAGTAGTATTAGATTCTAATGTGCTTTTGGTTGCCCTTGGCAAAAAGAGCAGGTTCAGACCTATTTGGAATTCATTTATTGATGGTAAATATCAATTAATAATTTCTGATGACATTGTTTTTGAGTATACAGAAATATTACAACAACATTCCGCCAATGGCATTGCTGAAATAATCCTTGAAATATTTATTGAATCTCCGGATATCATATTTCAACAGGTCTACTATAATTGGAATGCTATTAAAGCCGATCCTGACGATAATAAGTTTTTTGATATTGCAGTTGCAGCCAATGCGGATTACTTAGTTACAAATGATGCTCATTTCAATGCTGTTAAAAATTTAGACTTCCCGTCTATCAAAATAATAACAGCAGACGAATTTATGAATATTATAAATTCATAATTCGTCTCAAACAAAAAGCATTAATCCTAACTTTAGGCTATATGCTGCCGTTATTGATATCTTCCCAAATTCGCGAAGCTGATGCTTATACCATCGCTCATGAGCCCATTACTTCCATTAATTTAATGGAGCGCGCCGCAAAGGCATTTGTGGGCTGGTTCATCAATCATTTCCCTGATAAAAAACAGGCGATATCCATTTATTGTGGCACCGGCAATAATGGCGGTGATGGGTTAGCCATAGCGCGGATGCTGTATGAGCATCATTATAAGGCCTTAAATATTATCATCACCCGCTTTTCTGATAAAGCCTCAGATGATTTTAATGCTAATCTTAAACGGTTGCAAAAGCCTATCCCCTTAACAGAAATAAAACCGGGCGAGGCTTTCCCTGCCGAAGAAAGCTCTGTAATTATTGATGCTATGCTGGGTAGCGGCCTGAACAAACCATTAAGCGGTGACTATAAAAATTTAGTAACCTACCTTAACGATCTTGACAAAACTATAGTCGCGGTAGATGTCCCTACCGGATTTTTTACAGATGGCGAAATAAAACCCGATGCCTCCGTTTTAAAGGCAGATTTGGTGATCACCTTTCAACAGCCAAAAATTAACTTTCTATTACCTGAATCGGGCCCGAATATTAGGTGCTGGGAGGCGGTTAATATCGGCATTGACGAGGGCTTCGTGAAATCATTAAACTCACCTTATCAGTTTGTGGGCGAAAAGGATATCCGTAAGCTTATCAAACCACGGCATAAATTCAGTAATAAAGGCACCTATGGCCATGCACTTATTGTTGCAGGGCAGGCTAAAACTATGGGGGCGGCTTTACTTTCTTCTGCGGGGTGCGCCCAGGCAGGTGCAGGCTTAACCACAGCATGTGTGCCCGAAAGCGGCCTTACTGCCCTAAATAGTTATATGCCCGAGATAATGGCTATTATACGTCAGGGCGATGACCTGCCCGAGATTGATTGGGATAAATTTACCGCGATAGGTATAGGCCCGGGTTTGGGCGATGATGAAAATACACTGGCATTACTAACCTACATCTTCACTAACTATAGAAAACCTGTGATTATTGATGCCGACGCGTTAAATGTACTGTCGGCCCACAAGGAGTTATGGGCTTTAATACCCGAAGGCAGCATTTTAACGCCGCACATGAAGGAGTTTGACCGTCTTTTTGGTGAACATACCAGTTGGTGGCTGCGGCTGCAAACGGCTATAGCGAAAGCGAAAGAGCTTAAAATATGCATCGTGCTAAAAAATGACTATACCATAACCGCTACTCCGGATGGTAAGGCGTATTTTAATTCAACAGCCAATGCTGCTATGGCCAGTGGTGGCATGGGCGATGTACTTACCGGCATTATAACAGCCTTGCTCGCACAAAAGTATGCCCCATACGAAGCCTGTATTATTGGTAATTACATACATGGTAAAGCAGGTGATGAACTTGCGCTGCCCAACCGGATGAATGTAGTTTTACCAGGCAAACTGGCTAATCAACTGCCAATTACTATGGCAAAATTAAGCGCATAAAAAAAGCGGTTGTAAGTATCGTACAACCGCTAACTATTAACTGATCTTATAAAGAACAAAATACTCTAAACTAAATTACCTATAAGACACCTATAGGGCACTAATAGTTACAAAACGTAAAAAAAAATAATATTGTTTTGTCAGATGTTAAAAACACACTAAAAAACCTGCATTTTAACTTAATTTAACAAAAAAGAAAGGGGTTTAGCTTTTGATAGCTATAAAACGGCTCCCATAACCATCATCTGATCCATGGTTGGGTTTACACTTCCACCTTTAGGCTCAAGCGTTACCGCAAAGGCCTGGGCCACGGCAATAGATTGCATTTGTTTCATGTCCACACTGTCGGATGTTTTATCAAAAACACCCAGGCTAACCGGCTTGCCACCTACCAGGGCCCATAGCTGGTATTGGTGTGCGCTATCATTCTGTGGCAATTGCAGATCGGCCATATCAATCATCACTTGTTTTTTGATCGGGCTAAAAGCAACTAACATTGAGGCGGATGTATGTTTGGCAGTGCCTTGTAGTTTTATAACCTTAAATGTTGGATCGCGGTAAATATTCAACTGGTGATCCATAAATTTAACCGTATTGGTAAAATGCTGGTTTGATGAGCTCAATGCTACCAATTGCGTGTTTGCTTCTTTCAACTGATCATACACATCAACCAATGCAGCAACGCTCAATATTAATAATGCCAGGCAGGCTGCAAAGGCATATTTGTAAAAGCTATTTGGTTTTGATGCTGTAAAAGCAATTAAATTATCTTTTTTAACAGGCTCCTTTTTGGTAGGGAAGGTATCATCATCACCAAAATTAGTTAGCAGGCTGTTCAATATTTTACCGCGAAGTTCTTCTGAAGGCTCAATGGCATTTTCTAAGGCATAGGCTTCCATGGAACGCTCAATTTCATCCAATTCGGCCTTTACAGCCGGATATTCTGAAATCATAGCTTCCACCTGGTTCTTTTCTTCCTGGGTAACATCACCCAGAACGTAAAGTTCCAATATGCCTGATTCAATATATGCCTTAATGTCTTCCACTACTCAACTTTCAATTAAAATGTTTTCTAAGTTCTAGTATAGCCATCCTTAAACGTGTTTTAATCGTACCCAAAGGAATGCCTAGCTCATCTGCTGCTTCCACATGAGTGTAACCTTTAAAATACACTAGTTCAAGAATAGATTTCTGCTCGGGTTTTAGTGTCTGAACCAGGTCTTTAACGCCTAATAGTTCAGGATTGTAAACTGTATTCCTTTGCTCGTCTATGAAAGTTACGTTATTTTCGAGTTCCTGGTTTTTGTTTTGATTCTTAAAATCCTTAGATCGTAGTTTGTCTATAGCTAAATTGCGTGCGATATTCATCATCCAGGTAAATAAACGCCCCTTTTCAGTACTATAGCTTGAGAATGAATGCCAGATCTTTACAAAGGTTTCCTGTAAAACATCTTCGGCGGCTGCCGTATCAATAATTATGCGTGATATTACACCGTACAACGAGGAGGAGTACATATCATAGAGTGCCTCTATGGCAATCTTTTCCCTGTTCCTTAGTGAAAACACTAATTCCTCTTCGGTGAGTGATATTTTACCCTTCTTAGTCAACAGGGTGAAGTTATAAAGAAAATTTAGATTTCAAACAAGTGTTTTTCAGCATGATACGATGAACGAACTAACGGTCCGCTTTCAACATATCTAAAACCCTTTTCTAAGCCAATTTGTTTGTAAAAGTTAAATTGATCGGGATGGATCCAGTCAATTACCGGGTGATGGTTACGTGTAGGCTGTAAATATTGGCCCAGGGTTAATATTTGCACACCTGCATTTAACAGATCATCCATCGCTTCCAAAACATCTTCTTCTCTCTCTCCCAAGCCCAGCATAATGCCTGATTTAGTGCGCAGGCCCGCTTTTGATATATGGCTCAAAGCTTCAAGGCTACGGTCGTACTTAGCCTGTATACGCACTTCTTTAGTTAAGCGGCGCACAGTTTCCAGGTTATGTGATACTACTTCGGGGCGTGTTTCCAGCACACGCTCCAAATTATCCCATATGCCCCTGAAATCAGGCAATAAAGTTTCCAGTGTAGTTTCAGGGCTTTCCCTGCGTATGGCATTTATAGTTTCGGCCCATATAATGGATCCGCCATCTTTCAAATCATCACGATCAACCGAGGTGATAACGCAGTGCTTAACCTGCATTAGTTTAACCGAGTTAGCTACGCGGTTGGGCTCATCCATATCAACAGCCAGCGGCCTGCCCGTGGCCACCGCGCAAAACGAGCATGAACGGGTACAAATGTTACCCAATATCATAAATGTGGCTGTACCGGCACCCCAGCACTCGCCCATATTAGGGCAATTACCGCTTTCACAAATAGTATGCAGTTTATGTGTATCAACCAAACTGCGCACATGGGCATATTCTTTCCCTACCGGGAGTTTTACCCTAAGCCAATCAGGCTTACGTTGCTTTTGCTCAACCGGTACTACAGGCAAATCAATCATAATGCAAATGTATGTAAAAACCCTTTATCCCCCTAACCCCCTAAAGGGGGAACATTATCAATATTACAGTTTGTTGATGTTTAATGTGATTTTTTGAAATGATAAGCTAAATTTGCTTGCATAAATTAACTTAAAAATTCCTCCTTTAGGGGGTTAGGGGGCTTTATGGCAACTATAGAAACAACTTACCTGAGCGACTTAAGAACAGAAGCCACTCACTTACAATCGGGCACTAAAATTATTACTGACGCACCCACCGATAACCAGGGCAAGGGTGAAGCATTTTCACCAACCGATCTGCTTGCAGAATCATTAGCGGGCTGCGCGTTAACTACCATGGCCATTGCTGCGAGGCCGCATCATATTAACATGGACGGCGCTACCTGCGAGGTAACTAAAGTTATGGCACCCAACCCACGCCGCGTAGCCGAAGTTGTGCTAAATTTTAAATTCCCGAAGGAATATACTGCCGATGAAAAGAAAATATTGGAAAATGCTGCCTGGGGATGCCCGGTAGCCGTAAGCCTACACCCCGATCTGAAAAAGACGATGGACTTTGGGTGGTAGATATTAAGTCGGAAAGTCAAGAAGTCCGAAAGACAGAAAGCTCAAAAAACCATTCTTTCTTTCGGACTTACCGACTTATGCGGACTTTCGGACTAAGCTACTAAAACTTCCAGTGCTTCTTCTACAGAGATCTCCCCGTGCGACTGATCAAGAATGCATTCACCATCCTTAATTAAAAGCATTTGCGGCGATTCATGGTGCACCTGAAAGTCCTGTGCTATTTGACTTGATATATCGCGGTGTTTTATCAGATCTAAAAAATACAAGGGCATATCAGCAGGCAGTTTATCCCAATCCAATTCAAAACGCCTCTTTGCCATCATGCTGATAGAGCAGCGTGTGCTGTGTTTAAAAATCAAGCTATATCCCGGTTGAGCCTTTATCGCATCAATCTGGTTCGCTGATTCCAACGATGTCCAATTCATAAAAAATTTATTTGTAGCCGCAAAAATAACGTAATTACAGTCTAAGCCTGTATTACTTTTAAGCGATTGAATAAAAAATGATATTCAAATGTTAACGGGAGTGGTGAGGGTAAGAATCGTAAGCAGGGCATAATTTATTTGAGCATGATGCCAGGCTGCCAAGTGTTAAAGCTATAACTGCTATGTAAAGTATTTTTTTCATCTTATCAATTTTCACTATTTACGGATTTTATCCCTTTAAGGTTTCAGCAAGATGCGCCATTTTTATTGCTGTAAACGCGGCCTCATCTCCTTTATTACCATGTTTGCCCCCAGCACGGTCAAAAGCCTGTTGATGATTATCGGTAGTTAACACCCCAAATATAACCGGTTTTGAATATTTAATAGATACATTGCTCACACCATTGGCAACAGCATTACAAATAAAATCGAAATGCCTTGTTTC
Protein-coding regions in this window:
- a CDS encoding lactonase family protein, with the translated sequence MKKLLLIVSFLFPVLSYAQSKKPVPSTYDVLIGTYTNGTSKGIYVYRLYEETGKLSYLNEFTNVDDTAFTNPSYLCVSDNNKFVYAVNENKKGGVTALTFNANTGKMKFINSQLSQGADPCFVAVDKDQKNIFIANYSSGSLAVLPVNKDGSIRPASQVIQDAGTGPVKDRQEGPHVHMAALSPNEKYLLYTDLGTDKINVQRYKASKPQPLSPAEPAFVSVAPGNGPRHMVFSADGKYVYLLQEIGGFVNAYTYDNGKLTQIQSVDMKRPEFGGNIGSAAIKISPDGRFLYASNRGNANEIVQYAINAENGQLSFVARVPSLGKGPRDFSIDPQGKFLIVSNQNSDTIYVYRIDQKSGWIGSVVSTLKIGNPVCLKIVSAE
- a CDS encoding pseudouridine synthase, with protein sequence MVFKRPGNSRDDKSNQSSGRRSGGTEGSKKSFSASRGRSTGSPDRADSKRAPKSFSNEKQGEKRSYSSSGSSKPYAGKGDGENRSSFTGGEKKTFVPRNKPYTGRPADSDDRAKKSFGSDSGEKRQARSKPYSGRVSSADDKPSFASRNKSYSGRAGSSDDRPKRSFGGDEGGERKSRPTSSGPRERSGDRKFAGKPAEGGFKKRADAGDKPYRKTDKPVYDKITRDKDAPVKTLRGRKEKENKDSGLIRLNRYIANAGICSRRKADELIEAGVVSVNGEVVSELGHKIDPIKDEIRYNGELLKREKMVYVLLNKPKDYITTTEDPQERRTVMHLVEKASRERIYPIGRLDRNTTGLLLMTNDGDLADKLSHPRSNVTKLYQVELSKALAQGDMNKIQYGLELEDGLIKPDSISYVTGGTKREIGIQIHSGKNRIVRRIFEHLGYEVVKLDRVIYAGLTKKDLTRGRWRYLDEKEIIQLKHLIQ
- a CDS encoding lytic transglycosylase domain-containing protein; this translates as MNKNEMIKKHLITCSVIFVLVVISRFTFSNAAVSKPAPATVTNHVNSRYIFTKNTAENDLNFADEAIPVNDKRVDRKMKTTLQKHGFSCIQSNVLQRKAEKLFPIIVPILKAYGIPEDFKYIPLVESGLCNGISPKGAAGLWQFMPGTARTYGLKVGHGVDERLNIKRSTVAACKYIKELYGEFNSWTLAAAAYNNGEIKLQKQIRKQNEDNYFRMHLNRETGVYVYNLIAMKEIINRPAKYGYKEPYTGMPAPHLLAYN
- the uvrA gene encoding excinuclease ABC subunit UvrA, whose amino-acid sequence is MINKPLDLGEQSEVEVYGARVHNLKNIDVSFPRNKLVVITGLSGSGKSSLAFDTIYAEGQRRYMETFSAYSRQFMGGMERPDVDKVSGLSPVIAIEQKTTSKNPRSTVGTITEIYDFMRLLFARVGEAYSYETGEKMERMSEDQILKTIFERFDGQPVNILAPVVKARKGHYRELFESIRKQGYLKVWIDGAMADVEPKMQVDRYKIHDIDVVVDRLIVSQADSKRLYTSIQAALKIAKGIIRIGDKDNNVSYFSKYLMDPVSGISYDEPQPNTFSFNSPYGACEKCNGLGYIFEVDEASVIPNPKLSILNGGLAPLGEYRETWIFQVLKALAKKYEFSLSTPIEKLEKEKLDIILNGSNEMVTVAVEYNKWNVQSYQITFDGIIRMLEEQQERRGDEGMDDMENYRVLRTCPVCDGARLKKESLHFKVDHKNIFELATMDINDLQDWFNNLEDRLNERQNIIAKEILKEIRARIVFLLDVGLSYLTLDRTAKTLSGGEAQRIRLATQIGSQLMNVMYILDEPSIGLHQRDNERLINALKNLRDLGNTVLVVEHDKDMILEADHVIDMGPAAGVHGGEIVAQGTPAELMKAHTLTTSYINGEREIAIPKTRREGNGKTLSLKKATGHNLKKVSADFPLGKMIGITGVSGSGKSSLITETLYPILNHHFFRAKKHPLPFEKVEGLENIDKVIEIDQSPIGRTPRSNPATYTGVFSDIRNLYVQLPESRIRGYKPGRFSFNVKGGRCETCQGAGMKVIEMNFLPDVQVPCEECGGRRYNRETLEVRYRGKSISDVLDMSIEDATPFFEHIPAIYRKVKTLLDVGLGYIRLGQASTTLSGGEAQRVKLATELSKKDTGNTFYILDEPTTGLHFEDINVLLGVLNQLVDKGNTVLVIEHNLDVIKVVDHVIDLGPEGGSGGGRILFSGTPEGLCKVKESFTGQFLKKEMGIK
- a CDS encoding putative toxin-antitoxin system toxin component, PIN family, with product MKVVLDSNVLLVALGKKSRFRPIWNSFIDGKYQLIISDDIVFEYTEILQQHSANGIAEIILEIFIESPDIIFQQVYYNWNAIKADPDDNKFFDIAVAANADYLVTNDAHFNAVKNLDFPSIKIITADEFMNIINS